A single genomic interval of Hevea brasiliensis isolate MT/VB/25A 57/8 chromosome 4, ASM3005281v1, whole genome shotgun sequence harbors:
- the LOC110639763 gene encoding aquaporin TIP4-1, with amino-acid sequence MAKIALGSQREATQPDCIKALIVEFITTFFFVFVGVGAAMAADKLVGGSLAGLLFVALAHALVVAVMISAGHISGGHLNPAVTLGLLAGGHITVFRSMLYWIDQLVASSAACLLLCYLTGGMATPVITLASGVGYVPGVVWEIVLTFSLLFTVYGTIVDPKKGSIDGLGPLLTGLVVGANILAGGSFSGAAMNPARAFGPALVSWDWTHHWVYWVGPLIGGGLAGFIYENFFITRSHLPLPNDEETYLSTN; translated from the exons ATGGCCAAAATTGCCTTAGGATCTCAGCGAGAGGCCACCCAGCCCGACTGCATCAAGGCCCTTATCGTCGAGTTTATTACCACCTTTTTCTTCGTCTTCGTCGGAGTCGGAGCAGCCATGGCCGCTG ATAAACTAGTGGGAGGATCTCTAGCGGGCTTGCTTTTCGTGGCTTTAGCACATGCACTTGTTGTGGCTGTAATGATATCCGCCGGTCACATCTCCGGTGGTCATCTCAACCCAGCAGTCACTTTGGGCCTCCTCGCCGGCGGTCACATCACCGTCTTCCGATCCATGCTTTACTGGATTGACCAATTGGTTGCATCTTCTGCTGCTTGTCTCCTCCTATGCTATCTTACAGGAGGAATG GCCACTCCTGTGATTACACTGGCAAGTGGGGTAGGCTACGTTCCAGGGGTAGTGTGGGAGATCGTACTGACCTTCTCCTTGCTGTTTACCGTCTATGGCACTATTGTGGACCCCAAGAAGGGATCAATTGATGGGCTGGGCCCATTGCTCACTGGGCTCGTAGTTGGGGCAAACATCTTAGCTGGTGGATCATTTTCTGGTGCGGCCATGAACCCTGCACGAGCCTTTGGGCCCGCTTTGGTGAGCTGGGACTGGACTCACCATTGGGTTTACTGGGTTGGACCCCTAATTGGTGGTGGGTTGGCTGGGTTCATCTATGAAAATTTCTTCATCACAAGATCTCATCTTCCTCTTCCCAATGATGAAGAAACTTACTTAAGTACTAATTAG
- the LOC110639765 gene encoding protein JINGUBANG-like isoform X2, translating into MEFYGKRTLYSFMSEQGNAMQPPKITLPSFRTFQEMNDQDHVQFSPPRHSTTRSTNKLNLIPPASPESPWTLSPLHTPSPSLLYHCIASIHRNEGNIFSIAVSKGVVFTGSESKRIRAWRQPDCIERGYLKASSGEVRAILAHGSSDGTINFWEKEKFSGRFNHGGFLQGHRFSVLCLVAVEKLIFSGSEDTTIRVWRREEGSYFHECLAVLDGHRGPVRCLAACMELEKVVMGFLVYSASLDHSFKIWRVKVLPEEKMCMDYTDQSESKARLMEYEMSPVLSPSWVERKLRVNPFQ; encoded by the exons ATGGAATTCTATGGAAAGAGAACTCTGTATAGCTTCATGTCTGAACAGGGAAATGCAATGCAACCACCTAAAATTACCCTCCCTTCCTTTAGAACTTTTCAAGAAATGAACGACCAAGATCATGTCCAGTTCAGCCCTCCAAGGCATTCTACTACCCGCTCCACCAATAAGCTTAACTTAATCCCGCCAGCTAGCCCAGAATCACCGTGGACGCTCTCTCCTCTGCACACCCCATCACCTTCTCTTCTCTACCATTGCATAGCCTCGATTCATCGCAACGAAGGGAACATCTTCTCCATTGCTGTTTCAAAAGGAGTAGTCTTCACTGGCTCTGAAAGTAAACGTATACGTGCATGGAGGCAGCCCGATTGCATCGAACGGGGCTATCTCAAAGCGAGTTCCGGAGAAGTTCGAGCCATTTTAGCTCATG GGTCCTCAGATGGTACCATAAACTTTTGGGAGAAGGAGAAATTTTCTGGCAGATTTAACCATGGTGGATTCTTGCAAGGGCATCGTTTTTCAGTTCTTTGCCTAGTGGCTGTGGAGAAGTTGATATTTAGCGGATCAGAGGATACGACAATCAGGGTATGGAGGAGAGAAGAAGGAAGCTATTTCCATGAATGTTTAGCAGTGTTAGATGGGCATAGAGGGCCAGTGAGATGTCTGGCTGCTTGTATGGAATTGGAGAAAGTTGTGATGGGGTTTTTGGTATATAGTGCAAGTTTGGACCACTCCTTCAAAATATGGAGGGTTAAGGTTTTGCCTGAAGAGAAAATGTGCATGGATTATACAGATCAGAGCGAATCCAAGGCTAGGTTGATGGAATATGAGATGAGTCCTGTCCTGTCTCCTTCATGGGTAGAAAGAAAACTTAGAGTTAACCCTTTTCAGTAG
- the LOC110639765 gene encoding protein JINGUBANG-like isoform X1, translated as MEFYGKRTLYSFMSEQGNAMQPPKITLPSFRTFQEMNDQDHVQFSPPRHSTTRSTNKLNLIPPASPESPWTLSPLHTPSPSLLYHCIASIHRNEGNIFSIAVSKGVVFTGSESKRIRAWRQPDCIERGYLKASSGEVRAILAHGNILFSAHKDHKIRIWNFTVSECYRIRKVSKLPKRSSFRLFSRSNAQQHRDCVSCMAYYHAEGLLYTGSYDRTVKVWKVSDKKCVDSFVAHEDNVNAIVVNQDDGCVFTCSLDGSVKIWRRVYRENSHTLTMTLKFQQSPVNALALSSTFSNCFLYSGSSDGTINFWEKEKFSGRFNHGGFLQGHRFSVLCLVAVEKLIFSGSEDTTIRVWRREEGSYFHECLAVLDGHRGPVRCLAACMELEKVVMGFLVYSASLDHSFKIWRVKVLPEEKMCMDYTDQSESKARLMEYEMSPVLSPSWVERKLRVNPFQ; from the coding sequence ATGGAATTCTATGGAAAGAGAACTCTGTATAGCTTCATGTCTGAACAGGGAAATGCAATGCAACCACCTAAAATTACCCTCCCTTCCTTTAGAACTTTTCAAGAAATGAACGACCAAGATCATGTCCAGTTCAGCCCTCCAAGGCATTCTACTACCCGCTCCACCAATAAGCTTAACTTAATCCCGCCAGCTAGCCCAGAATCACCGTGGACGCTCTCTCCTCTGCACACCCCATCACCTTCTCTTCTCTACCATTGCATAGCCTCGATTCATCGCAACGAAGGGAACATCTTCTCCATTGCTGTTTCAAAAGGAGTAGTCTTCACTGGCTCTGAAAGTAAACGTATACGTGCATGGAGGCAGCCCGATTGCATCGAACGGGGCTATCTCAAAGCGAGTTCCGGAGAAGTTCGAGCCATTTTAGCTCATGGTAACATACTATTCTCTGCTCATAAAGATCATAAAATTCGAATTTGGAACTTCACAGTTTCAGAGTGTTATCGAATAAGAAAGGTCTCCAAATTACCTAAAAGAAGTTCATTTCGTTTATTCTCTAGATCAAACGCACAACAACATAGGGATTGTGTTTCTTGCATGGCTTATTACCACGCAGAAGGGCTCCTATACACTGGTTCATATGACAGAACAGTTAAAGTTTGGAAAGTTTCAGATAAAAAATGTGTAGACTCATTTGTAGCTCATGAAGATAATGTAAATGCTATAGTGGTGAATCAAGATGATGGGTGTGTCTTTACTTGCTCATTAGATGGGTCAGTTAAAATATGGAGGAGAGTGTATAGAGAAAATTCTCACACTCTCACTATGACACTAAAATTCCAGCAATCTCCAGTCAATGCATTGGCCTTAAGCTCCACCTTCAGCAATTGCTTTCTCTATTCAGGGTCCTCAGATGGTACCATAAACTTTTGGGAGAAGGAGAAATTTTCTGGCAGATTTAACCATGGTGGATTCTTGCAAGGGCATCGTTTTTCAGTTCTTTGCCTAGTGGCTGTGGAGAAGTTGATATTTAGCGGATCAGAGGATACGACAATCAGGGTATGGAGGAGAGAAGAAGGAAGCTATTTCCATGAATGTTTAGCAGTGTTAGATGGGCATAGAGGGCCAGTGAGATGTCTGGCTGCTTGTATGGAATTGGAGAAAGTTGTGATGGGGTTTTTGGTATATAGTGCAAGTTTGGACCACTCCTTCAAAATATGGAGGGTTAAGGTTTTGCCTGAAGAGAAAATGTGCATGGATTATACAGATCAGAGCGAATCCAAGGCTAGGTTGATGGAATATGAGATGAGTCCTGTCCTGTCTCCTTCATGGGTAGAAAGAAAACTTAGAGTTAACCCTTTTCAGTAG